TTTCTCCCCTGTCCAAATATGTCTTTGTTAGGTTAATTTGATAATTTGGcggtgtgagtgtgccctgtgatggactggtgcttttTCTAGGTTTTGGGATTGCCTTGCACCTAATATTGTAAAGAATTTGACCCACCACAGCCTTGAATTGCACTAAGTTGATTTGAAAATGGAAGGTTGGTCGGGCACTTGCCTGTTCACGACTCTGACTCAATCCCCATCTTCTTAGACCGCTATGGCACCAGTTACCAAAACAGACCCCAAGCTTCAATTTGCTTTATTCTTGGTTTGTCATTGGAAAGACTTGGAGTAGTGTTTGGTGACAAAATCAGAAATTGGAACTCCCCAATTATAATATTTTCTCGTTGACTATTGTTGTTTCAACATGGAGTTGTGTCCCTCCTTACTTGCATTACTGGTGCATTGAGTACCTGTTGTTTTGCTTTGCCACGTACAGGGAAAGAAGTTTGAAATCCTTCCAGATGGGCTGCCTTCGGCCCGTAAGCTCATCTACTACACAGGTTGCCCACTTCGTTCCCGTCACCTTTTACAGCTCCTGAGCAATAGTCATCGCTTGTTTATGAACTTACAGCCTGTCCTGAGACAAGTGCGCAAGCTGGAGCAGAGTGAAGGTAAGACTTGCAAGTCTGAGTGTGTCTGTTACTCTTGGCTGTCTTTCTGTGTGATAAGCCGATTTGCAGCAATGCAAAAGATGTCTGTATCTGGATCAGCCTACGTGGCAGCCATCTGACTCTGTAGCTTTTTTGGTCATTCTATGGCCGCTCCTTCAGTTTGCTTACTGATGCATGCCTATCCACTGTCAATTAAAATAAGTATTATGTAAGCAAACTAGCTTCCTAGTGTATTTGCTAAACTTGTTATTCTGATCCTCCTGTGACAGAGAAGAAGCAGTATCGTGAGTCGTACATTACCGATGCTCTGGAACTGGacatggagcacctggagaagcACTCTCGGGCGAGTGGCAGTAGCGCTGGCAGTGGCTCCCGCCATAAGCGTCTTTCTCGTAATTCCACGACCAGCCACAGCAGCTCTCACACTTCTGGCATAGAAACAGATAGCTTTCGCACGGCTAGTCAAGCCCCTCATCTCCCACTGCGCACCTGCTCCAGTTCCACAGCCAGCCATGGTAGCTCTCACACTTCGGGTGTTGAGAGTGGAGACAAGGAGCGACTGGATGATGATGAAGGTAAGACAAATGATTGCTTCTCCAACTTGTAAACTCTTTACTAAAAAAATCAGAGATATCTACTGTTCTCACTTCTGGCATTCCCTGTAATTTAAAAGTGGAAAGTACACTTACTCTGTGCTGTTAATTAATGAGGCTACCTGTCTTTCAACTTCCCACTTGCTCTGTTACATGAGACAACCAGTCCTCCTCTTCCATTTTATACTTTGGTAGAGGAGCTTTTAATTATGTGACATCCACACCTCCCAGTCCATGCTGTTAACTAATAACGTAGTCAACCTCTCTCAATTCTTGCTTCTTtgcaaattaataattaattttgagGATTTGCTTACTTGTCGACACTCGGACCTAATCTGTAGAGTCCATCTTTTGACTCTTGTGTATGTGATTGATTCTAGAGGGGCACATTTTGATTGTCTGGCTCtcattcttttacattttctcatttaCTCTCTTGTAATAAAGCAATACAATGCACTCTTGAGAGCTTTCATTTCTCTGGTGTCTGTTTGAAGGTTCCAGTCAAGCCATGAAACCAAGAAATAATCGGAGAACTACAAAAGCAATGTCACCCCCTTATAATGCATCCTAATTATTATCCTTAAAACTTCATGGGTAAAATTCAGCTTTTTGACTCTCTTATCTGCCCTTTAGAGATCGAGATGTTGGTTGATGACCCAAAGGATTATGAAGTACTCCATGAACTTGCCCTGGAAGTTAGTCCTGATTTGTGCATTCATATCACTGAGGACATGCTGACTTCCGACCAAGTCAATGGCTACTCAGGTGAGAGGACCAAACCCCTTGTATTActcaattcattttttgttccaCTTCTGAGATGCAGCCAGTTTGGTTAATACTTCATCAGACTAAGTACCCTTTTTGTCAAAAATGAGGTAAATGCTTTTTTATATTGTGGAAAAGAGCCAGCACATTCTTTCATAATGAGTCCCAAACAATGTGATCAGCATGGTCTCACTGGATCAAggctattaaataaaaaaattatctaaaacagctaaaaaatattttgttaaacaaataaaaatgaaactgaggactgagtgaaaaatgaaaatttaaattaaaccaaACCATATACTCAAActaacgcaaaaaaaaaaaatggatgaaaacaacgatctgttatttttatttttttaaataaacctaaTTCTTGTAGTCTGCAGTTGACTAATGTTCCCTCTGAGGTGCATGcatgtgtgcacacacacaacTTTTAATTCAGGTTAGGTTAAGCAGACTATTATCCCAGAGGAAAATATTTTGCCAGTGGGATGGTACCAAATCATAAGACGACATTGTTGCatagatacaagaaaataaaccAAGGTGCAACAGCTGATAGTGTTATTGTAAGTACACATACTCAAGATTAGTACAAAGATGATGCAAGAACATAGAAAAGATcacaataaagatttggggtaccaccctggtaagcctctaaaaggaaaggaaaacatgcaaaaattgCACAAACATCTTCACAGATGTGAGTTCATAACCGAACTAAACTAAGATGGTGGATCTTCTAGTTTTGAGGACTTCTGTCAGGAAGAGACGGGTCCAGATGGCtagacaccagaagtgacgtcagtggtggTAAAGCTGTGAATCCTcaggtctgcagagggaggaagaaaaaGGACATTATTACACAGCACCAGCCTCTGGAGCTGTGGGTTATTACTATTACCAGAGccctttaagctgtcccctatgtgcacatgcgtgacaatgaATAATTACCTTTAATGCTGCACAAAAGAATTCAGACTTAAGCATTTAGAAGCATCCCTGTAAGTAGCAGAGTTCAAAATGCTTTTAGCTCTGGGAATAATAGGTCTATTGCTGTTTACCTTTAGAAACCTAAACCTGTAGCCTGTTGGCAATAGGAAAATTTAGAGAAATGAGAAAAGCTACTGTCTGACAGAATTGAGTTAGCCttttttctaacctgtttgtgGTACAGTTCATTGACAGAGCTCTACTATAAACCAATTATTTTACTGCATGTTTTTACAATGTTGTTAAGATGGCTTATATTATTAATACTGAGGTTGCTAAgccaacaaataaaaacaaatgtgacaGAAGATCCAATAAAGGAGTTAGTAAAACTTGGCATGAAAATTCCATAATCGAGTGACCCAATTAAATTGATTTATGCCTTCCCGTCACAAATGTTATTTATGCACAGTTTTGGCAGTTATTCGTTTGGAAGTAACTGGTTTGTAAAAATGGCAAAGCAAACCTCAGTGGCCAAATCTTTCAAAAAGCAGTCCTGGTTTGAAGAAGATCTGAGTCTTGTCTTTTAAGAACTCCAGAGCCAACCGTTTAGAATACATTAGGTCCATTATCAAGTTGAAAATCATGCTGTTATTAATTCCCGCTGATATGCACACGGTGTAAGTGCTTTGAAGACCGCAGAGcaagaaaacctgctttcttgAAACTACACAAACACACTGTCATTGCCTTTTTGTTGAAGGTGGCTAAATGTTTTTGATCACTGGTGCAGCATTTTAATTGTGTTCTTAATTTCTGGCATCATTTTAGTCTCTTTTGAGAAATAACTTTTTGTGACTAATTGTGATTTCTGCTTTGTACCTCATGCTCAGGTTAGGCTCTGGGCAATTATGTAGATTCAATtatgaataaatggatggatggatagatacaaaatattatttgttacaaaaattaaatagGTTTCTGACCGGTAATCATTTCTGTAAATTACATTTAGACTGATGCCAGTACAGAGCTGTGGTCTGTATCAATTTTAAATCCCATTTGAGTGATTTATAATTAAATAGTTGGTTGTAATATGCTATTAAAAAGGTATACAGTTAAAGTCATGAGCAACatacaattttattatttcattcaccACTCTAGACTACTCTGTGCCCGAATAGTTTGAATAAACCTTTTTAAGTAAGTTGTATAATGCATACAAATTTAAGATTACAATGTGTCAATAGATATATTGCATAACAGTAAGTTGTGCTCATGCCACAGCAGTCCATAGAGGGAGCACTGGCTTATggactacactgtgtgcacaattattaggcaagtgagtattttgaccatatcatcatttttaatgcgtatattccaactccaagctgtattaacttgaatgcttattggatttaagcacgtcaggtgatgtgtatttgtgtaatgagggagggtgtggcctaaggcaactgtgcagaattattaggcagctagttttcctcgggcaaaatgggccaaaaaagagatttaactgactctgaaaagtcaaaaattgtaaaaagtctttcagagggatgcagcacttttggaattgctaagatattggtgtgtgatcacagaaccatcaaacattttgttgcaaatagtcaacagggtcacaagaaacgtgttgagaacaaaagatgcaaattagctgccaaagatttgagaagaatcaaacgtgaagctaccaggaacccattatcctccagtactttcatattccagagctgcaacctacctggagtgcccagaagtacaaggtgttcagtgctcaaagacatggccaaggtaaggagggctgaaacccaaccaccactgaacaagaaacataagttgaaacgtcaaaactgggccaagaaatatctgaagacagatttttttcaaaggttttatggaccgatgagatgagagtgactcttgatggacctgtggatcagtaatgggcacagagctccactccaacgtggaggtggggtactggtatgagctggtatttttaaagatgagctagttggacctttttgcattgaagatgaactcaaaatcaactcccaaacctactgccagtttttcgaagacactttcttcaaacagtgatacaggaaaaagaccatgatttttatgcaggccaatgctccatcacttgcatcgaagttctccactgcgtggccagccagtaaaggccttaaagatgaaggaataatgacatggccccccttcctcatctgacctaaaccctatcgagaacttgtgggcacttcttaaacgctagatttacgggggagaaaaacaatacacctctctgaagagtgtctgggaggctgtagtcactgctccacaaaaagctgatcgtcaacagatcaagaaactgacagactccatgaatggaaaggcttatgactgttattggaaagaagggtggctatattggtcattgattgattgaattattttttttgaaatgtcagagatgtttatttgtaaattttgtggtgtttgtttattattctcactataacagatgaaaataaacaagtgagatgggaaaattttcatttttcctttagttgcataataaatctgcacactaatagttgcctaataattgtgcgcacatatgtattcccctgatgatgttcacactcacatttccgttgtgaaacattcaggtttcaggtttattaacattttggattgactgatagcactgtgtttgttccatattaaaattaatcctcaaaaatacaacttgcctaataattgtgcacatagtGTATATGCACAACCGTTTTCAGCTGCCTAGACAGAACAGGTTTTTGAACATGGACACTCAGTAAAGGATTTGGAGTAAATGGGAAGGTTCCTTCTGGGAGTGCTTCAAGTATGATGTGagcagtaaaacaaaacaaagtctgTAGGCAATGAAAGGTGACCAGGTTTGTAGAACTCAATTAATGGGAAAGAGACAGGCAAATTTCAAGGCACTCCTAATCTGTTTTCATAAACAAGTCTTCAAAGGTTGAGGACCATGATAGGCTGAAAAATAACACTCCTACCAAAGAAGGTAAAATAATAGGGTACATTATGTttgttgaatactttttatttcatCAGAAAACTTGTATAGTCACCTTACTAGAATATCTAGTTACTGAATGTCTAGCAAGTTGTGTGAATCACCTGCCTTCACAAGGTACTATGAAGTCAGTCTAACCCACTTATTACTGGACAGGGTTGTGGGgtgatggagcctatcccagctagcatagggcacaaggcaggaacaaacccaggacagggtgccagtactTGGTCCAAAGTTTATAATGCCAACATAAACAGCCTGCTTCAATGTAGAAGGCAATTCTCTGTATAGACGGTTGTAGTAAAAAGAATCTCAACGAGTTGTTTAAGAACATTTTGTACATGTGTACAACCTCTATGCTATATTAACATTCatctgatatatacagtcatggccaaaattatcggcacccatggaattttcccagaaaatgcacaatttctCCAAGAAAATTGTTGtaaatacaaatgttttggtatacacatgtttatttcctttatgtgcattggaacaacacaaaaacagaaaaaaagccaaatctgacatcatgtcacacagaactccaaaaatgggccggacaaaattattggcaccttttcaaaattgtgggtaaatcgttttatttcaagcatatgatgctcgtttgaactcacctgtggcaagaaacaggtgctggcaatgtagcaatcacacctgaagccagttaaaatggagaaaagttgttgactcaacctttctgttgtgtgtctgagtgccacactaagcatggagaacagaaagaagagcagagaattgtctgaggacttgagaacaaaaattgtggaaaaatatcaacaatctcaaggctacaagtccatctccagacatctttatgttcctttgtccactgtgcgcaacataatcaagaagttcacaacacatggcactgtagctaatctccctggacgtggacggaagagaaaaactgataaaagactgcaacgaaggatagtccgaatggtggataaacagccccaatcaacttcaaaacatattcaagctgttctgcagactcagggtgcaacagtgtcagctcgaactatctgtcgatatctgaacgaaatgaaacgctatggcaggagagtcaggaggaccccactgctgacacagaaacataaaaaagccagactggagtttgccaaaatgtacttgaggaagccacaATCCTTCTGGgcaacgtcttgtggacagatgagaccaaggtagagcttttggtaaagctcatcattctactgtttacagaaaacagaatgaggcctacgaagaaaagaacacagtacctacagtcaaacatggtggaggttctaagatgttttggggatgttttgctgcctctggcactggatgccttgactgtgtgcaaggcatcatgaaatctgaagactaccaaaagatattggggcgcaatgtagggcccagtgtcagaaagctgggtctgcgtcagaggtcatgggtgttccagcaggacaatgaccccaaacatacctctaaaagcacccggaaatggttgaagacaaagctctggagagttctgaagtggccagcaatgagtccagatctaaatccgattgaacacttatggagagatctcaaaattacTGTTAGGAGAAGGCGCTctccaaatctgagagaccttgagcagtttgcaaaagaagagtggtcggaaattccagttgagaggtgtaacaagcttgttgatggttataggaagagcttgatttcagttattttttccaaagggtgtgcaaccaaatattaagttgatggtgccaataattttgtccagcccggttttgaatttttgtgaaatgatgtcagatttgactttttttctctgttttttgtgttgttccaatgcatataaaggaaataaacgtgtataccaaaacatttgtaattgcaacaagtTTCTGGGGGAAATGGTGCAtcttctgggaaaattccaggggtgccgataattttggccatgactgtatacagttgtgcttgaaagtttgtgaaccctttagaattttctttaaatatgacctaaaacgtcatcagattttcactcaagtcctaaaagtagataaagagaaaccagttaaacaaatgagacaaaaatattatacttggtcatttatttattaaggaaaatgatcgaatattacatatttgtgagtggcaaaagtatgtgaacctttgctttcagtatctggtgtgacccccctttgcagcaataactgcaactaaacgtttcggtaacttttgatcattcctgcacactggcttggaggaattttagcccattcctctgtacagaacagcttcaactctgggatgttggtgggtttcctcacattaactgctcgcttcatgtccttccacaacatttcgattggattaaggtcaggactttgacttggccattccaaaacattaactttattcttctttaaccattctttggtagaatgacttgtgtgcttagggtcgttgtcttgctgcatgacccaccttctcttgagattcagttcatggacagatgtcctgacattttcctttagaattctctgatataattcagaattcattgttccatcaatgaaggcaagccgccctggcccagatgcagcaaaacaggcccaaaccatgatactaccaccaccatgtttcacagatgggataaggttcttatgctggaatgcagtgttttcctttctccaaacataacacttttcatttaaaccaaaagttctattttggtctcatccgtccacaaaacattcttccaatagccttctggtttgtccacatgatctttagcaaactgcagatgagcagcaatgtttttggagagcagtggctttctccttgcaaccctgccatgcacaccattgttgttcagtgttctcctgatggtggactcatgaacatgaacattagccaatgtgagagaggccttcagttgcttagaagttaccctggggtcctttgtgacctcaccgactattacactacttcttgctcttggagtgatctttgttggtcgaccactcctggggagggtaacaatggtcttgaatttcctccatttgtgcacaatctgtctgactgtggattggtggagttcaaactctttagagatggttttgtaaccttttccaacctgatgagcatcaacaactctttttctgaggtcctcagaaatctcctttgttcgtgccatgatacacttccacaaacatgtgttgtgaagagcagactttgatagatccctgttctttaaataacacagggtgcccactcacacctgattgtcatcccattgattgaaaacacctgacttgaatttcaccttcaaactaactgctaatcctagaggttcacatacttttgccactcacaaatatgtaatattcgatcattttcctcaataaataaatgaccaagtataatatttttgtctcatttgtttaactggtttctctttatctacttttaggacttgagtgaaaatctgatgatgttttaggtcatatttatgcagaaatatagaaaattccaaagagttcacaaactttcaagcacaactgtataaatatttttaagctgaaatgaaaactaaacaaaGTTATTCTTTCAAagcaaaaactaaattaaaaatggtCAACTGAACCTGAAAATTAAATGTCAGGTGAAAATAGTATAGaaattgtggagccaacccggacacagacaggcggacatgtagtttttcaaccaccacacgtttatttataatatttacagttaaattggtcacacagacccagtcacgtgcacaaaaaccccccaaaatactcagtcctggccacaatgcctctcttcgggccgcctccacagctctcctgagctttgtccttccacctcccgactccagcgctgaatgaatggagacggccccttttatgcagttcccggatgagcaccaggtgttcccggcattcctcccttggccacgccctagcgtggcggaagtgccggctgtcctcccggcagctcccggTGTCTcccagtcttccccagcacttcctggtgtagcggaagtgctggggcaacaggtcccaaggcattggggcgcctcttggcggtgaccacgggcccctacagggtagggcttccatgccctcaacccgtggcccccaaagcaaccaggaaggcggcccccacatgatccagggtgggctttgaccctcttccggtccctcacggcgtcccagccgagtcgttgcccctggcatccctaacaaaatgaaaactaattttaaaaattgaactAAAATAATCTTACTTCAGATATGGATGTAATAAAGTGTCTCCTGATGCTTAAGTGTTGTATCATTGGCTCTGTATTTATTGTGCTACCTGTCCTTTTCTGTATAGGTCTGATTGTCAAGGAGGTCAGTTCTTCCACATCCAGTTCCTCAGAGACGGTTGTGAAACTGCGTGGGCAGAGCATTGATTCTCTGCCACAGGTAAATGCTGCTTTTCAGTGTGTATGTGGTCATACTACAAATAATAGCTTCAAATTTAATTTGTCTAATCCTTACCGTTTTTGCATGAAGACAAGAttcttaataacattttttttttcttttaaataataaaaacagacagtaTCCCGGAAGCCTCGATCATCAACAGACCGGCACAGCCAGAGTCTAGACGACATTCGACTGTACCAGAAAGAGTGTCTTCACTGGACTGAACTCTGCCAAGAAACGGCACAGAGCTACACATTTGGCTGTGTCCAGGACCTTAGTGATGTGGGCTACCACAGTCTGGCAGAGCAGTGTGTGGGCATCAAGGATGCCGCTAACTTCCCAATCAAGAGGACCAGCAAGTACTTCTCTCTGGATCTAACAGACGAGGTCCCAGAGTTTGTTGTCTGATCTGGTTGTGGATATCATGACGTTTTCCTATCTGCAAACTGCTCTTCCAGGAGCTATGAGGTCAGGAGGCTGGATAGACTGCTTGACTTCTTGGATACTGGACAGTAGGAATTCTGGGCTAGAGTGGAGaaatacaagattttttttcagttaagctCTAAGTCTCTTTTGGAGGAGACATCTCCTAAATGGCAGAAACATGTGTGAACAGATACAGAAGGTTGATGGAAATTAAGCCATTCAAACTATCATCAGGGCAAACCATATTCCCAGTATGTCcaagcattgtgggtaattttcTACTGAGGTCACTTTTGGGTCAATTATTGGCAGTGCAGTGtcaatttacagggaaaaaacaataattttaggAGGACAATGAAGGCCATATTCAATGCTCATTATCACTCTTTTTGGCAAACCCTGTCTAGATGGCTTTCTAGTCTGTTCACAATAGAGGACACATAGATGAATGTGTCTTCTTGATGCATCTAGCAACACTTATACAATTCTGGGTGAAGATGGCAATTAATTGGAAATGCATGGATTCAGCCTTTGGTCCTGTCACCTGTAAGCCATCTGCCTCTCCGTCTTCTGAAGTCGCTCCTTAATCAGCTGTATATTGGCTCcagttgcttttttttatatagacaaATATATCTCAACACTTCTTAATTGGCTGTCAACCTCCGATACATCATGATCATGTCCACACACTAAAAGATGAAACCAAAGATTTCAAACTAAACCCACAGATGCACTCATGAGCCCGAAACTTCTCCTGGCATTCTGGGACACTCGGAGCAAGCGCtatttgattttccttttttattgattCTCTTTCCCATCTGCTAAGTGCCCACCAGCTACCAGACTCCCCCCTCATGCCCTTGTACATGAAGCACTTTTAATGGCTTTGAAAGAGAGGGGGAGACATCTTTATTCAGGACATGCACAGTGCCAATCACTCTCCCTCCGTGAACTCGCGTGGAACAAAAAAAGTCCTTAACACCCCGTGCCTTTTTTTATGTTGTAGCTCCCTGTACACATGTTCATGAAATGACAATCACCCCCTTGTGCattcaaatacaataaaaaaaaaaaaaatcaaactcccCGTGATAGAAAGGACTGCTGGAGTTTTCAGTTCCCTGCAGGACCTTCTATTTCTAAAATGCTGCTAATTACGCATAGATTTGAGCATTTTCACTGTAATTGGTGGGATTCCCTTATAGGACGCAGTGAACTTTTCTTCCCTGGCTTTTGAAATATATTGTTGCTGgtatgttcatgttttttttttcctcctttaatAATGTGTTATGCATCTTTTTTTGTAGAACATCTGCTCCAAAACCCCTCTTTTCTCCCTTCATACACTTAGAACCCTCACACCACTCTGTGTTTCTCCTACAGTGTCCCCTAGGCCTTCTTAAgtgcctttttttaattttagaactATTTTGCCACTATCCCAAATGTTTTACTCCTTATATTCCCAATCATTGGACCTCTCATAATAGGAATAACCCTTCTCAGTCATACTTGTCCCGAAATCTCGGAGGTAGGAAAACTTTGTAGTATT
The nucleotide sequence above comes from Polypterus senegalus isolate Bchr_013 chromosome 18, ASM1683550v1, whole genome shotgun sequence. Encoded proteins:
- the frmd6 gene encoding FERM domain-containing protein 6 — protein: MNKLNFHNNKTMQDRRCVCVFLPNDDTLNIVVNVKVLCQELLIKVCDLLRLKDCHLFGLSVIQNNEHIYMELGQKLSKYCPKEWKRESSKGIDQFGPPMIVHFRVQYYVENGRLISDRTARYYYYWHLRKQVLLSQCVQREEAYFLLAAFALQADLGNFKRNKHFWKYFEPEAYFPPWVIAKRGRDYILRHIPNMHKDQYAMTASEAHLKYIKESAQLDDVAVHYYRLYKDKKEADASLTLGLTLRGIQIFQNTTDVRQLLYDFPWTNVGKLVFVGKKFEILPDGLPSARKLIYYTGCPLRSRHLLQLLSNSHRLFMNLQPVLRQVRKLEQSEEKKQYRESYITDALELDMEHLEKHSRASGSSAGSGSRHKRLSRNSTTSHSSSHTSGIETDSFRTASQAPHLPLRTCSSSTASHGSSHTSGVESGDKERLDDDEEIEMLVDDPKDYEVLHELALEVSPDLCIHITEDMLTSDQVNGYSGLIVKEVSSSTSSSSETVVKLRGQSIDSLPQTVSRKPRSSTDRHSQSLDDIRLYQKECLHWTELCQETAQSYTFGCVQDLSDVGYHSLAEQCVGIKDAANFPIKRTSKYFSLDLTDEVPEFVV